One segment of Deinococcus arcticus DNA contains the following:
- a CDS encoding ribonuclease H has product MNQAFVDASWHEVPTEEGLSGIGGWGLILIVPGALPARVQGQLRAPDNNAAEVRAVLEAVRAAPPGQPLTVHTDNEAVIASVGRGRGPEFLSEAAREVREEAEVRGVDLRVRYAPRTRRHMQAAHLLANDARRGLGTPGLTETRSDVLIEQRAAGDEARVSLRRPGERVTAHVPLDFASEVPPSAQALLAAVGLALPGEVLVVRRASKVAQALWQRPERALRPGAQALLQGARRAADESGVQVEFLGVG; this is encoded by the coding sequence GTGAATCAGGCGTTTGTGGATGCAAGCTGGCACGAGGTGCCCACGGAAGAGGGGCTGAGCGGGATCGGCGGCTGGGGCCTGATCCTGATCGTGCCGGGCGCGCTGCCGGCCCGGGTGCAGGGCCAGCTGCGCGCGCCGGACAACAACGCCGCCGAGGTGCGCGCGGTTCTGGAGGCGGTGCGCGCCGCGCCCCCGGGGCAGCCCCTGACCGTGCACACCGACAACGAGGCGGTCATTGCCTCGGTGGGGCGGGGCCGGGGTCCGGAATTTCTCTCGGAGGCCGCCCGCGAGGTCCGCGAGGAGGCCGAGGTGCGCGGCGTGGACCTGCGCGTGCGCTACGCCCCCCGCACCCGGCGCCACATGCAGGCCGCGCACCTGCTGGCCAACGACGCCCGGCGTGGCCTGGGCACCCCTGGCCTGACCGAAACCCGCTCCGACGTACTGATCGAGCAGCGCGCCGCCGGCGACGAGGCCCGCGTGAGCCTGCGCCGCCCCGGCGAGCGCGTGACGGCCCACGTGCCGCTGGACTTTGCCTCGGAGGTGCCGCCCAGTGCCCAGGCGCTGCTGGCGGCGGTGGGGCTGGCCCTGCCGGGCGAGGTCCTGGTGGTGCGCCGGGCCAGCAAGGTGGCCCAGGCCCTGTGGCAGCGCCCCGAACGCGCCCTGCGCCCCGGGGCCCAGGCCCTGCTGCAGGGCGCCCGGCGCGCGGCCGATGAAAGCGGCGTGCAGGTGGAATTTCTGGGGGTGGGGTAG
- a CDS encoding family 1 glycosylhydrolase, whose translation MTSLTHALTWGVGLGPGPLEPADLFLLRELGVGAARVAVPWAATQPTGRGRLNAAALGLYDRLTDDLLALGVQPWLSLDGELPPAVDAAGGWLSRDTASRFEEYASWVGEALADRAAAFLTLWPTLGTPPAPPFLSSFPAHHHRLLAHGLAARVLRETGAQQVGLGHHFAPAWPARDHDADGQAAALVAAWRSGLCTGPVLRAAYPAPVVALLNEHAPALLDAVRPGDLDTIATPLDLLGVGYDQPAWVQARPGAPLGLDVGPVPERERNGAEGLTQVLTDLKAQLGEAGPPLLVALEGVWAAAPLPDGRVPDSGRVRFLEGHLPAVVEAAERGVAVRGVLVGELLDRGEGQGLVRLDEGTGARVRKGSFGWVAGVVRGG comes from the coding sequence ATGACGAGCTTGACGCACGCCTTGACCTGGGGGGTGGGCCTGGGCCCTGGCCCCCTTGAACCCGCCGACCTGTTCCTGCTGCGCGAGCTGGGGGTGGGCGCTGCCCGCGTTGCCGTTCCCTGGGCCGCCACGCAGCCCACGGGCCGGGGCCGACTGAACGCGGCGGCGCTGGGCCTTTACGACCGCCTGACCGACGACCTGCTGGCCCTGGGCGTGCAGCCGTGGCTGAGCCTGGACGGCGAGCTGCCCCCGGCCGTGGACGCGGCGGGCGGCTGGCTGTCCCGCGACACCGCTTCCCGCTTCGAGGAGTACGCCTCTTGGGTGGGTGAGGCGCTGGCGGACCGCGCGGCGGCCTTCTTGACGCTGTGGCCCACGCTGGGCACGCCCCCGGCGCCACCGTTCCTGAGCAGCTTCCCGGCGCACCACCACCGCCTGCTGGCGCACGGCCTTGCGGCCCGGGTGCTGCGCGAAACCGGCGCGCAGCAGGTGGGCCTGGGCCATCACTTCGCCCCGGCGTGGCCTGCCCGCGACCACGACGCCGACGGGCAGGCCGCGGCCCTGGTGGCCGCGTGGCGCAGCGGCCTGTGTACCGGGCCCGTGCTGCGCGCCGCCTACCCTGCCCCGGTGGTGGCCCTGCTGAACGAGCACGCCCCCGCCCTGCTGGACGCCGTGCGCCCCGGGGACCTGGACACCATCGCCACGCCACTGGACCTGCTGGGCGTGGGGTACGACCAGCCCGCCTGGGTGCAGGCCCGCCCGGGTGCGCCGCTGGGCCTGGACGTGGGCCCGGTGCCTGAACGTGAGCGCAACGGCGCCGAGGGGCTGACACAGGTGCTGACTGACCTGAAGGCACAACTGGGAGAGGCGGGGCCGCCGCTGCTGGTGGCGTTGGAGGGCGTATGGGCCGCTGCCCCCTTGCCGGATGGCCGGGTGCCGGACAGTGGGCGGGTTCGCTTTCTGGAGGGGCATCTTCCGGCGGTGGTGGAGGCGGCAGAGCGGGGGGTGGCGGTGCGGGGGGTTCTCGTGGGGGAACTGCTGGACCGGGGGGAGGGGCAGGGGTTGGTGAGGTTGGATGAAGGAACGGGAGCGCGGGTTCGGAAGGGGAGTTTTGGGTGGGTGGCAGGGGTGGTTCGGGGGGGATGA
- a CDS encoding VUT family protein, with protein sequence MNHSPARGLLAPLPLLLIALYALSILLANFTLNTFIPLPVFGLLSVGTIFFAAVFTLRDRIHRAGGLNAVYLAIGTALLVNTAFALVTDTSWRFIGASFLAILVSELADTAVYQRLIRRRWWTRVLASNALSVPLDSILFTLLAFWGDKSSNEITQIIFADIVAKFLIAALFAIRLRHAARSIAA encoded by the coding sequence ATGAACCATTCTCCCGCTCGGGGCCTGCTTGCCCCGCTGCCCCTGCTCCTGATTGCCCTGTATGCCCTGAGCATTCTGCTCGCCAACTTCACGCTGAACACCTTCATTCCGCTGCCCGTGTTTGGGCTGCTCAGCGTGGGCACCATCTTCTTCGCCGCCGTGTTCACCCTGCGCGACCGCATTCACCGCGCGGGCGGCCTGAACGCCGTGTATCTCGCCATAGGCACGGCGCTGCTGGTGAACACGGCATTCGCCCTGGTCACGGATACCTCGTGGCGCTTTATTGGCGCCAGCTTCCTGGCGATTCTGGTGAGCGAGCTGGCCGACACGGCCGTGTACCAGCGCCTGATCCGGCGCCGCTGGTGGACCCGGGTGCTGGCCAGCAACGCGCTCAGCGTGCCGCTGGACTCGATTCTGTTTACCCTGCTGGCGTTCTGGGGCGATAAAAGCAGCAACGAGATCACCCAGATTATCTTTGCCGACATCGTGGCCAAGTTCCTGATCGCCGCGCTGTTCGCGATCCGGCTGCGGCACGCGGCGCGGTCCATCGCGGCGTGA
- a CDS encoding glycoside hydrolase family 31 protein, with amino-acid sequence MRLSSFAVEVGGAPAPGRQGTQVRAWGETDLLLVSAPLPGVLRVRLVPEARASALSFPRPAPKTSFALRPGLPEGVSLSASEQGHDLLIIGGGLGLKLDRRTGEWQVLSGSGPGARVLAEARAWTGEPPRAHPALSPDQVQLRRTRLSLTAPEGAAYLGFGEKVGPLDKRGLHLTFWNTDCFPHHLETDPLYVSIPFTTVLQGGRAHGLFVDESWRLEADVARTHPDELRVASAGPELDLYVIAGPRPADVLRRYAELTGTAPMPPLWALGAAQSRWGYRTEGDLRAVIAGYRERGLPLDSVYVDIDYMDAYKVWTVNRANFPDLRALVKEAAGQGVKLVPIVDPGVKVEAGYEVYEEAVRGDHLVRTARGDVLVGEVWPDPAVFPDFTRPEVVAWWAGHHRFLAEAGIQGQWNDMNEPACFSLRQPQPTEGKTLPYGARHGTRTHLEVHNVYANGMNEASRAGYARFSPGIRPWILTRAGSAGIQRSAAVWTGDNAASWGHLALSLPMLGGLGLSGVPFVGADVGGFGGDSTGELLVRWYQAALGYTFVRNHAALGTADQEPWRFGEPYTALVGAALNLRYRLLPHLYTLAHAATRTGLPLLRPLALHFPGDEDALREDSQYLLGEGLLVAPVLRSGGRRRQVYLPAGRWAEVFNLGRFGAIHGGERFVTAPAPLDTLPLYLRAGEALALTQGAPHTTTARWADLTWLVHAGPHGFVGQLYEDGGDGPVRGRMTRLLGERHGTQVLIRREVEGESFPEPRVTLRVAGLGHVRRAEGAVNYTYEDGVLSLTLPARWSAVTLELDEDEESGPDPDALEVEDR; translated from the coding sequence ATGCGCCTGAGTTCATTTGCGGTGGAAGTGGGAGGCGCCCCCGCCCCGGGGCGGCAGGGCACCCAGGTGCGGGCGTGGGGCGAGACGGACCTGCTGCTGGTCTCGGCCCCGCTGCCGGGCGTGCTGCGTGTGCGCCTGGTGCCAGAAGCGCGCGCCAGTGCGCTGTCCTTTCCCCGCCCCGCGCCCAAAACTAGCTTTGCCCTGCGCCCCGGGCTGCCCGAGGGCGTGAGCCTGAGTGCCAGCGAACAGGGCCACGACCTGCTGATCATTGGCGGGGGCCTGGGCCTGAAGCTGGACCGCCGCACGGGCGAGTGGCAGGTGCTCAGTGGCAGCGGCCCCGGCGCGCGGGTGCTGGCCGAGGCGCGGGCCTGGACCGGCGAGCCCCCACGCGCTCACCCGGCGCTCTCGCCGGATCAGGTGCAGCTGCGCCGCACCCGCCTGAGCCTGACGGCCCCCGAGGGCGCGGCGTACCTGGGCTTTGGCGAGAAGGTGGGCCCGCTGGACAAACGCGGCCTGCACCTGACCTTCTGGAACACCGACTGCTTTCCCCACCACCTGGAAACCGATCCGCTGTACGTCTCCATTCCCTTCACCACCGTGCTGCAGGGGGGCCGCGCCCACGGGCTGTTCGTGGATGAATCCTGGCGCCTGGAAGCGGACGTGGCGCGCACGCACCCGGATGAACTGCGCGTGGCCTCGGCGGGGCCAGAGCTGGACCTGTACGTGATCGCCGGGCCCCGCCCCGCCGACGTGCTGCGCCGCTACGCGGAACTGACCGGCACAGCCCCCATGCCGCCGCTGTGGGCCCTGGGCGCCGCGCAGAGCCGCTGGGGTTACCGCACCGAAGGCGACCTGCGCGCCGTGATTGCCGGCTACCGCGAGCGCGGCCTGCCCCTGGACAGCGTGTACGTGGACATTGACTACATGGACGCCTACAAGGTCTGGACGGTGAACCGCGCGAACTTCCCGGACCTGCGGGCGCTGGTCAAAGAGGCAGCGGGCCAGGGGGTGAAACTGGTGCCCATCGTGGACCCGGGCGTGAAGGTGGAAGCGGGCTACGAGGTCTACGAGGAAGCCGTGCGCGGCGACCATCTGGTGCGCACCGCCCGGGGCGACGTGCTGGTAGGCGAGGTCTGGCCGGACCCGGCAGTCTTCCCCGACTTCACCCGCCCCGAGGTGGTGGCGTGGTGGGCGGGCCATCACCGCTTTCTGGCCGAGGCCGGCATCCAGGGCCAGTGGAACGACATGAACGAGCCCGCGTGCTTTTCCCTGCGCCAGCCGCAGCCCACTGAGGGCAAGACCCTGCCTTATGGCGCCCGGCACGGCACCCGCACCCACCTGGAAGTGCATAACGTGTACGCCAACGGCATGAACGAGGCCAGCCGCGCCGGTTACGCCCGCTTCAGTCCGGGCATCCGGCCCTGGATTCTCACGCGGGCGGGCTCTGCGGGCATTCAGCGTTCGGCGGCGGTGTGGACCGGCGATAACGCGGCCAGCTGGGGGCATCTGGCCCTCAGTCTGCCCATGCTGGGCGGCCTGGGCCTGAGCGGCGTGCCGTTCGTGGGGGCCGACGTGGGCGGATTTGGCGGCGACAGCACGGGCGAACTGCTGGTGCGCTGGTATCAGGCGGCGCTGGGCTATACCTTCGTGCGCAACCACGCGGCCCTGGGCACCGCCGACCAGGAACCCTGGCGCTTTGGCGAGCCCTACACGGCGCTGGTGGGCGCGGCGCTGAACCTGCGTTACCGGCTGCTGCCGCACCTGTACACCCTGGCGCACGCGGCCACCCGCACCGGGCTGCCGCTGCTGCGCCCGCTGGCCCTGCACTTCCCCGGCGACGAGGACGCGCTGCGCGAGGACAGCCAGTACCTGCTGGGCGAGGGCCTGCTGGTGGCCCCGGTGCTGCGCAGCGGCGGGCGCCGGCGCCAGGTGTACCTGCCAGCGGGCCGCTGGGCCGAGGTGTTCAACCTGGGCCGCTTCGGGGCCATCCACGGGGGCGAGCGGTTTGTTACTGCGCCCGCGCCGCTGGACACGCTGCCTCTGTACCTGCGCGCGGGCGAGGCGCTGGCCCTGACCCAGGGGGCCCCGCACACCACCACCGCGCGCTGGGCAGACCTGACATGGCTGGTCCACGCCGGGCCCCACGGCTTCGTGGGCCAGCTGTACGAGGACGGCGGCGACGGCCCGGTGCGCGGCCGGATGACCCGGCTGCTGGGCGAGCGCCACGGCACGCAGGTGCTGATTCGCCGCGAGGTGGAGGGCGAGAGCTTCCCCGAACCGCGCGTGACCCTGCGTGTGGCGGGCCTGGGGCATGTGCGCCGCGCCGAGGGTGCCGTCAACTACACCTACGAGGACGGCGTGCTGTCCCTGACCCTCCCGGCGCGCTGGTCGGCCGTCACCCTAGAACTTGATGAAGACGAGGAGAGCGGCCCCGACCCCGACGCCCTGGAGGTTGAGGACCGCTAA
- the pyrE gene encoding orotate phosphoribosyltransferase — translation MNVLELYQQAGAYHEGHFLLASGRHSPKFLQSTTVLQHPQYTEQIGRALAQAVRDAGIQAQFIIGPAMGGVVLAYETARHYGTRALFAEKDGQGGMKIREAFTVAPGETFVAVEDVLTTGGSVLKAVRAAEAAGGRCVGIACIVDRRKEGGELGGYPLVALTRLVFDTYAPDEVPAWLAAIPLQEI, via the coding sequence ATGAACGTTCTTGAGCTGTATCAGCAGGCCGGCGCCTACCACGAGGGTCACTTTCTGCTGGCCAGCGGGCGCCACAGCCCCAAGTTCCTGCAAAGCACCACCGTGCTGCAGCACCCCCAGTACACCGAGCAGATTGGGCGGGCACTGGCGCAGGCGGTCAGGGACGCCGGGATTCAGGCCCAGTTCATCATTGGTCCGGCGATGGGCGGGGTGGTGCTGGCCTACGAAACGGCCCGCCACTATGGCACCCGCGCCCTCTTTGCCGAGAAAGACGGGCAGGGCGGCATGAAGATCCGGGAAGCCTTTACGGTGGCGCCCGGGGAGACCTTTGTGGCGGTGGAGGACGTGCTGACCACGGGCGGCAGTGTGTTGAAGGCCGTGCGGGCGGCGGAGGCGGCGGGGGGGCGGTGCGTGGGGATTGCCTGCATCGTGGACCGGCGCAAAGAGGGAGGCGAACTGGGGGGGTATCCGCTGGTGGCGCTGACGCGGCTGGTGTTTGACACGTATGCGCCGGATGAGGTGCCGGCGTGGCTGGCAGCGATTCCGCTGCAGGAGATTTGA
- a CDS encoding ATP-binding cassette domain-containing protein, whose translation MTTTPLPPPTERTFALSRELFKYRPGLFAFNLLMWSMVHASPALLTLAVSGIFGALERADELQSAGQRLDPAVAAAWVALGWFAFVRLSRFGIFYGAFRAWIELWYTLDALVRRNLLGYLLTARRSRRLPDTPAEAVSRFRDDVDDVAGYTEVWVDGAGFVLYSVVAITLMARVDPLITLLVCAPLLLMVLFVQRLSPTIRSYRRRMREATARVTDFIGETFGAVSAVKLAAQEGSMVTHLRALGETRRHAALRDVLLTELIRGVNTNMVNLAVGLVLLLGANKVRGGALGIEDFVLFIGLLPRLTGSMGFFGDAIARHRRTGVSYDRMTRLLQDAPDTTIVAHHAVYLQGDPPPAPPAPAAQPLQELRVQHLTATHPGGLGIQDASFTLRRGEFVVVTGRIGSGKTTLLRAVLGLIPVQGGQVFWNGEAVEDPATFLVPPRSAYTAQLPNLFSDTLAENITSGADPAHLERAVQLAVLEADLGALHSGLDTPVGARGVKLSGGQIQRAAVARMLARPADLLVFDDVSSALDARTEAQLWQGLSTTDATCLVVSHRRAALLRADRILLLQAGRVTDEGTLPQLLERSQEMRALWAEEGE comes from the coding sequence ATGACCACCACTCCCCTGCCCCCACCCACCGAACGCACCTTCGCGCTGTCCAGAGAGCTGTTCAAGTACCGCCCCGGCCTGTTCGCCTTCAATCTGCTGATGTGGAGCATGGTGCACGCCTCGCCCGCGCTGCTGACCCTGGCGGTCAGTGGCATCTTCGGCGCGCTGGAACGGGCCGATGAGCTGCAGAGCGCCGGGCAACGCCTGGACCCGGCGGTTGCCGCCGCCTGGGTGGCCCTGGGCTGGTTTGCCTTCGTGCGCCTGAGCCGCTTTGGCATTTTCTATGGGGCGTTTCGCGCCTGGATTGAACTGTGGTACACGCTTGACGCCCTGGTGCGGCGCAACCTGCTGGGCTACCTGCTGACCGCCCGGCGCAGCCGCCGCCTGCCCGACACCCCCGCCGAGGCAGTCAGCCGCTTCCGCGACGATGTGGACGATGTGGCCGGCTATACCGAGGTCTGGGTGGACGGTGCGGGCTTCGTGCTGTACTCGGTGGTGGCGATCACCCTGATGGCCCGGGTGGACCCGCTGATTACCCTGCTGGTCTGCGCGCCGCTGCTGCTGATGGTGCTGTTCGTGCAGCGCCTGTCGCCCACCATCCGCAGCTACCGCCGCCGCATGCGCGAGGCCACCGCCCGCGTGACCGACTTTATCGGGGAGACCTTTGGCGCGGTGAGCGCCGTGAAGCTGGCCGCCCAGGAAGGCAGCATGGTCACGCACCTGCGCGCCCTGGGCGAGACGCGGCGCCACGCCGCCCTGCGCGACGTGCTGCTGACCGAACTGATCCGGGGCGTGAACACCAACATGGTGAACCTCGCCGTGGGGCTGGTGCTGCTGCTGGGCGCCAACAAGGTGCGCGGCGGCGCCCTGGGCATTGAAGACTTTGTGCTGTTTATCGGCCTGCTGCCGCGCCTGACCGGCTCCATGGGCTTTTTTGGCGACGCCATTGCCCGCCACCGCCGCACCGGGGTCAGCTACGACCGCATGACCCGCCTCCTGCAAGACGCCCCGGACACCACCATCGTGGCGCACCACGCGGTGTACCTGCAGGGCGACCCGCCGCCCGCACCCCCGGCCCCGGCGGCCCAGCCGCTGCAGGAGCTGCGGGTGCAGCACCTCACCGCCACCCACCCGGGCGGGCTGGGCATTCAGGACGCCAGTTTCACCCTGCGCCGCGGCGAATTTGTGGTGGTGACTGGCCGCATTGGCAGCGGCAAGACCACCCTGCTGCGCGCCGTGCTGGGCCTGATTCCGGTGCAGGGCGGGCAGGTGTTCTGGAACGGTGAGGCCGTGGAGGACCCTGCCACCTTCTTGGTGCCGCCCCGCAGCGCCTACACAGCCCAGCTGCCCAACCTGTTTTCCGACACCCTGGCCGAGAACATCACCAGTGGCGCTGACCCTGCCCACCTGGAGCGCGCGGTGCAGCTGGCGGTGCTGGAAGCGGACCTGGGGGCGCTGCACAGCGGCCTGGATACCCCGGTGGGCGCGCGCGGCGTCAAACTGTCCGGCGGCCAGATTCAGCGCGCGGCCGTGGCCCGCATGCTGGCCCGCCCCGCCGATCTGCTGGTGTTTGACGACGTCTCCAGCGCCCTGGACGCCCGCACCGAAGCCCAGCTGTGGCAGGGCTTGAGCACCACCGACGCCACCTGTCTGGTGGTCAGCCACCGCCGCGCCGCCCTGCTGCGCGCCGACCGCATTCTGCTGCTGCAAGCCGGCCGCGTGACCGACGAGGGCACCCTGCCACAGCTGCTGGAGCGCAGCCAGGAGATGCGGGCACTGTGGGCGGAGGAAGGGGAGTAA
- the hemC gene encoding hydroxymethylbilane synthase has protein sequence MRMVTVGTRGSTLALAQTHWVVARLKEEWPDTDFRIQTISTGGDRNRGSLEAMAQKGDKGFWVKEIEDALLGGRIDIAVHSLKDLPTEQPEGLEVSAIPRRVDARDVLIGKEGMKKLAELPQGARVGTSSVRRKAFLRAYRPDLQIVNLRGNIDTRLAALAGDEYDAIILAAAGLIRTEMRHRIDEFLEPDILLPAPGQGALALETRADDDLSIEVAYAIHDHTTDDRITAEREFLAGLGAGCMAPVGAHASVKGGVLTLEGWVGALDGTKVIRGTTQGDPGECADLGAELATDMLNQGAQALIDAARE, from the coding sequence ATGCGGATGGTGACGGTAGGCACGCGCGGCTCGACTCTGGCGCTCGCACAGACCCACTGGGTGGTGGCCCGGCTGAAAGAGGAATGGCCCGACACGGACTTCCGCATCCAGACGATCAGTACGGGCGGTGACCGCAACCGGGGCAGCCTGGAAGCCATGGCCCAGAAAGGCGACAAGGGGTTCTGGGTCAAGGAAATCGAGGACGCCCTGCTGGGGGGGCGCATTGACATTGCGGTGCATTCGCTCAAGGACCTGCCCACCGAGCAGCCTGAGGGCCTGGAGGTCAGCGCCATTCCCCGCCGGGTGGACGCGCGCGACGTGTTGATCGGCAAAGAAGGCATGAAAAAGCTTGCGGAGCTGCCGCAGGGCGCCCGGGTGGGCACCAGCAGCGTGCGGCGCAAGGCGTTCCTGCGCGCCTACCGCCCCGATCTGCAGATCGTGAACCTGCGCGGCAACATCGACACCCGCCTCGCTGCGCTGGCCGGCGACGAGTACGACGCGATCATCCTGGCCGCCGCTGGCCTGATCCGCACCGAGATGCGCCACCGCATTGACGAATTCCTGGAACCCGATATCCTGCTGCCCGCCCCCGGCCAGGGCGCCCTGGCCCTGGAAACCCGCGCCGATGACGACCTGAGTATCGAGGTGGCCTACGCCATCCACGACCACACCACCGATGACCGCATTACCGCCGAGCGCGAGTTCCTGGCCGGGCTGGGCGCCGGGTGCATGGCGCCGGTGGGCGCGCACGCCAGCGTCAAGGGCGGCGTGCTGACCCTGGAAGGCTGGGTGGGCGCGCTGGACGGCACCAAGGTGATTCGCGGCACCACCCAGGGCGACCCCGGCGAATGCGCCGATCTGGGCGCCGAGCTGGCCACCGACATGCTGAACCAGGGCGCCCAGGCCCTGATTGACGCGGCGCGGGAGTAA
- a CDS encoding ABC transporter ATP-binding protein — MTPPSPDSSPPPERPRSALAVLGTYLGPLKWQVVTLAALLLTGTALNLLLPQLLRRFVDSAKLGAGADVSLLVGLAGLYIALAVGVQLMTAGATYVGARVGWTATNRLRADLMAHLLSLDMREHKERTPGEMIERIDGDVTALSNFFSQFAVRVFGAALLLTGALVMFFREDWRVGLGVTLFTLVTLGAMNRVRKLGVEPTRLEREASARLFGFVEERLSGLDDIRSLGAGEHHLRRFLQTQRSFFTRSVTSWRRRSVVWQLSMLLFAIGYVGVLTAAVGLYAAGAISLGTAFLMYQYMTLVEEPIDQLTQQLQDLQKAGASLGRVSELLALKSAVLGGPAPLPPGPLALDFDHVTFSYAPEDPAAQPVLRGVSFHLPAGQTLGLLGRTGSGKTTLTRLIARLYDATQGEIRLGGVNVTHTPLHDLRRRVAVVTQDVQLFQASVRDNLSFFDPEVSDAAVEAALREVGLGPWLARLESGVRTPLPTGSLSAGEAQLLAFARVLLRDPSLIILDEPSSRLDPATEALLTAAMTRLLSGRTAIIIAHRLDTVARADRILVLGDGQILEHGARDALAHDPNSHYAALLRAGVLDEGEGVLA, encoded by the coding sequence ATGACCCCGCCTTCCCCCGACTCCTCGCCCCCACCCGAACGGCCCAGAAGCGCCCTGGCCGTGCTGGGCACCTACCTGGGGCCTTTGAAGTGGCAGGTGGTTACCCTGGCCGCCCTGCTGCTGACCGGCACCGCCCTGAACCTGCTGCTGCCCCAGTTGCTGCGGCGCTTTGTGGACAGCGCCAAACTGGGCGCCGGGGCCGACGTGAGCCTGCTGGTGGGGCTGGCCGGGCTGTACATCGCGCTGGCCGTGGGCGTGCAGCTCATGACGGCCGGGGCCACCTATGTGGGCGCCCGGGTGGGCTGGACCGCCACCAACCGCCTGCGCGCCGATCTGATGGCACACCTGCTGTCGCTGGACATGCGCGAGCACAAGGAACGCACCCCCGGCGAGATGATCGAGCGCATTGACGGTGACGTGACCGCCCTGAGCAACTTCTTCTCGCAGTTTGCGGTGCGGGTGTTCGGCGCGGCGCTGCTGCTGACGGGCGCCCTGGTCATGTTCTTCCGCGAGGACTGGCGGGTGGGCCTGGGGGTGACCCTCTTTACGCTGGTCACGCTGGGCGCCATGAACCGCGTGCGCAAGCTGGGCGTGGAGCCCACGCGTCTGGAGCGCGAGGCCAGCGCCCGGCTGTTCGGGTTTGTGGAAGAGCGCCTCTCGGGCCTGGACGACATTCGCAGTCTGGGGGCCGGGGAGCACCACCTGCGGCGCTTCCTGCAGACGCAGCGCAGCTTCTTCACCCGCTCCGTGACCTCGTGGCGGCGCCGGAGCGTGGTGTGGCAGCTGAGCATGCTGCTCTTTGCCATTGGCTATGTGGGCGTGCTGACCGCCGCCGTGGGCCTGTACGCCGCCGGGGCCATCTCATTGGGCACCGCCTTTCTGATGTACCAGTACATGACCCTGGTGGAAGAACCCATTGACCAGCTCACCCAGCAGTTGCAGGACCTGCAAAAAGCCGGGGCCAGCCTGGGGCGCGTGTCTGAACTGCTGGCCCTGAAGAGTGCCGTGCTGGGCGGCCCGGCGCCGCTGCCCCCCGGGCCGCTGGCACTGGACTTTGACCACGTCACCTTTTCCTATGCCCCGGAAGACCCGGCCGCCCAGCCGGTGCTGCGCGGGGTGTCGTTTCACCTGCCTGCCGGGCAGACCCTGGGGTTGCTGGGCCGCACGGGCAGCGGCAAGACCACCCTCACGCGCCTGATCGCCCGCCTGTACGACGCCACCCAGGGCGAGATCCGCCTGGGCGGGGTGAACGTGACCCACACGCCCCTGCACGACTTGCGCCGCCGCGTGGCGGTGGTGACCCAGGACGTGCAGCTGTTTCAGGCCAGCGTGCGCGACAACCTGAGTTTCTTTGACCCGGAGGTCAGTGACGCGGCGGTGGAAGCTGCGCTGCGTGAGGTGGGTCTGGGCCCGTGGCTGGCGCGCCTGGAAAGCGGCGTGCGCACGCCCCTGCCCACCGGCAGTCTCTCGGCGGGCGAGGCGCAGTTGCTGGCCTTTGCCCGTGTGCTGCTGCGCGACCCCAGCCTGATCATTCTGGACGAGCCCAGCAGTCGCCTGGACCCCGCCACCGAGGCCCTGCTGACCGCCGCCATGACCCGGCTGCTGTCCGGGCGCACCGCCATCATCATTGCCCACCGCCTGGACACCGTGGCGCGCGCCGACCGCATTCTGGTGCTGGGCGACGGCCAGATTCTGGAACACGGCGCCCGGGACGCCCTGGCCCATGACCCGAACAGCCACTACGCCGCGCTGCTGCGCGCAGGCGTGCTGGATGAGGGCGAAGGGGTGCTGGCATGA